Proteins encoded by one window of Ochrobactrum sp. BTU1:
- a CDS encoding ROK family protein, whose amino-acid sequence MLIGIDWGGTKIEGVAMERDGQELLRLRADTPRHDYFGCISVIKDMISALEQQTGKNGSVGIGIPGSLEPVSRVGKGASSTWLLGRPVEKDLHDCLKRDLRVENDADCFAASEAMDGAGAGYNVVFAVILGSGAGAGIAVAGKAHHGPNNSGGEWGHNPLPFPDVTELPGQPCYCGRHGCMETWVSGRAFEAEYRRHTQEELKAREIIERKRSGDRLSGMLWSRYIDRVARGLATVVNTLDPDILVMGGGMSNVDELYEDLPAALAKRTFSTVFHTPIRKAIHGDSSGVRGAAWLWKD is encoded by the coding sequence ATGCTGATTGGAATTGACTGGGGTGGCACTAAGATTGAAGGTGTCGCTATGGAAAGAGATGGTCAGGAGCTTTTGCGCCTGCGTGCCGATACGCCACGTCACGACTATTTTGGCTGTATCAGCGTAATTAAGGATATGATTTCCGCCCTGGAACAGCAGACAGGAAAAAACGGGTCCGTGGGCATCGGTATTCCTGGATCACTTGAGCCAGTCAGTCGTGTCGGCAAGGGAGCAAGCTCAACTTGGTTATTGGGCAGACCGGTCGAGAAGGATCTTCATGATTGTCTCAAGCGTGATCTCAGAGTTGAAAATGACGCGGATTGCTTCGCTGCTTCAGAAGCAATGGACGGGGCGGGCGCTGGTTACAACGTAGTTTTTGCAGTCATTTTGGGATCCGGCGCGGGAGCAGGTATTGCGGTCGCAGGAAAAGCCCATCACGGACCCAATAATAGTGGCGGCGAGTGGGGACATAATCCGCTGCCGTTTCCTGATGTAACGGAGTTGCCAGGTCAGCCATGCTATTGCGGCCGCCATGGATGCATGGAGACTTGGGTTTCTGGCCGTGCGTTTGAGGCTGAATACCGCCGCCACACTCAAGAGGAGTTGAAAGCGCGTGAAATCATAGAACGCAAGCGTTCAGGGGATCGTTTAAGCGGCATGTTATGGTCACGTTATATCGACAGGGTTGCCCGTGGACTTGCGACTGTCGTCAACACACTTGATCCAGATATTCTTGTTATGGGTGGCGGCATGTCGAATGTGGACGAACTTTACGAGGATCTGCCCGCGGCGCTTGCCAAGCGGACTTTTTCGACGGTGTTCCACACCCCTATTCGCAAAGCGATCCACGGGGATTCCAGCGGCGTGCGCGGAGCCGCCTGGCTCTGGAAAGATTGA